In Vicugna pacos chromosome 1, VicPac4, whole genome shotgun sequence, a single window of DNA contains:
- the GHSR gene encoding growth hormone secretagogue receptor type 1 — MWNATPSEEPGPNLTLQDLSWDAPPDNDSLADELLPLFPTPLLAGVTAICVVLFLMGIAGNLLTMLVVSRFRELRTTTNLYLSSMAFSDLLIFLCMPLDLVRLWQYRPWNFGDLLCKLFQFVSESCTYATVLTITALSVERYFAICFPLRAKVVITKGRVKLVILVIWAVAFCSAGPIFVLVGVEHENGTDPRDTNECRATEFAVRSGLLTVMVWVSSVFFFLPVFCLTVLYSLIGRKLWRRRRGEAAVGASLRDQNHKQTVKMLAVVVFAFILCWLPFHVGRYLFSKSFEPGSLEIAQISQYCNLVSFVLFYLSAAINPILYNIMSKKYRVAVFRLLGFEPFSQRKLSNLKDESSRAWTESSINT; from the exons ATGTGGAACGCTACGCCGAGTGAAGAGCCAGGGCCCAACCTCACGCTACAGGACCTGAGCTGGGACGCTCCCCCTGACAACGACTCGCTGGCAGACGAGTTGCTTCCGCTCTTCCCCACTCCGCTGCTGGCCGGCGTCACTGCCATCTGCGTGGTGCTCTTCCTGATGGGCATCGCGGGTAACCTGCTCACCATGCTGGTGGTGTCGCGCTTCCGCGAGCTGCGCACCACCACCAACCTCTACCTGTCCAGCATGGCCTTCTCCGACCTACTCATCTTCCTCTGCATGCCCCTCGACCTTGTGCGCCTCTGGCAGTACCGGCCCTGGAACTTTGGCGACCTGCTCTGCAAACTCTTTCAGTTCGTCAGCGAGAGCTGCACCTACGCCACGGTGCTCACCATCACCGCACTGAGCGTCGAGCGCTACTTCGCCATCTGCTTCCCGCTGCGGGCCAAGGTGGTGATCACTAAGGGCCGGGTGAAGCTGGTCATCCTGGTCATCTGGGCCGTGGCCTTCTGCAGCGCTGGGCCCATCTTCGTGCTGGTCGGGGTGGAGCATGAGAATGGCACCGACCCTCGGGACACCAACGAGTGCCGCGCCACCGAGTTCGCCGTGCGCTCCGGACTGCTCACAGTCATGGTGTGGGTGTCCAGTGTCTTCTTCTTCCTGCCCGTCTTCTGCCTCACCGTGCTCTACAGCCTCATCGGCAGGAAGCTGTGGCGGAGGAGGCGCGGTGAGGCGGCGGTGGGCGCCTCACTCAGGGACCAGAACCACAAGCAAACCGTAAAAATGCTGG CTGTAGTGGTGTTCGCTTTCATCCTCTGCTGGCTGCCCTTCCACGTAGGGcgatatttattttccaaatcctTCGAGCCTGGCTCCCTGGAGATTGCTCAGATCAGCCAGTACTGCAACCTCGTGTCCTTTGTCCTCTTCTACCTCAGCGCTGCCATCAACCCCATCCTGTACAACATCATGTCCAAGAAGTACCGGGTGGCAgtgttcagacttctgggatttGAACCCTTCTCCCAGAGGAAGCTCTCCAATCTGAAGGATGAAAGTTCTCGGGCCTGGACAGAATCTAGTATTAATACATGA